A single window of Synechococcus sp. CBW1004 DNA harbors:
- a CDS encoding AAA family ATPase, which produces MGDKSAVREVVETIIAEEKGKQHMVLAERLARAIQASDITTKRCSSISDSHQKERECLSEVMPKRELGDIVLSAKCRKAVDQFIEEQQRSGLLRAHSLDPRNRLLLVGPPGNGKTSLAEAIAEALAVPFYVVRYEAMIGSYLGETATRLKRVFDYVRTTPCVLFFDEFDAVSKERGDIHETGEIKRVVTSLLMHVDELPSYAVVIAATNHSELLDRAVWRRFQLRLGLPAPGIKELTEYFERFLASFDKVPGVSGANIAKRLGAISYAEAEEFTLGVRRRQIMAMQESPLRKTIEEQLDLWEQLVQPTRSYAANQGLVDG; this is translated from the coding sequence TTGGGGGACAAAAGTGCAGTCCGCGAGGTAGTAGAGACAATTATTGCTGAAGAGAAAGGCAAGCAGCACATGGTGCTGGCAGAGCGGCTCGCACGGGCTATTCAGGCAAGTGATATTACTACAAAGAGATGCTCTTCAATCTCCGATAGTCATCAGAAAGAACGTGAGTGTCTCTCTGAAGTTATGCCCAAGCGTGAGCTTGGCGATATTGTTCTTTCCGCAAAGTGTCGCAAGGCAGTTGATCAGTTTATCGAGGAGCAGCAAAGATCAGGATTGCTTCGTGCGCATAGTCTCGACCCGAGGAACCGCCTTCTTCTCGTTGGCCCGCCAGGCAATGGCAAGACATCTCTTGCGGAAGCAATCGCCGAAGCATTGGCCGTACCGTTTTACGTAGTCCGTTACGAGGCAATGATCGGAAGCTATCTCGGAGAAACTGCAACTCGTCTCAAACGCGTGTTCGACTATGTGCGCACAACGCCCTGTGTCCTGTTTTTCGACGAGTTTGATGCGGTCAGCAAAGAACGGGGTGATATCCATGAAACTGGAGAGATTAAACGCGTAGTTACATCGCTCTTAATGCACGTTGATGAATTGCCAAGCTACGCGGTCGTCATTGCGGCCACCAACCACTCCGAGCTGCTGGACCGGGCAGTCTGGCGCCGTTTCCAACTCCGACTAGGCCTGCCGGCGCCAGGAATAAAGGAGCTGACCGAGTACTTCGAACGTTTTCTTGCCTCGTTTGACAAGGTCCCTGGTGTTTCCGGAGCAAATATTGCCAAGCGTCTAGGAGCAATCAGCTATGCCGAAGCAGAGGAATTCACTCTCGGCGTGCGCCGCCGTCAAATCATGGCGATGCAGGAGAGCCCGCTGAGGAAGACGATCGAAGAACAACTAGATCTGTGGGAACAGTTGGTCCAACCGACACGTTCTTACGCTGCAAATCAAGGATTGGTCGATGGCTGA
- a CDS encoding L,D-transpeptidase yields the protein MASPMTAERFQDRFEAFRGEPQQVSGVWTLHAAIAALPGSEAVLEEQAPWALTFSEKPAAPPAPAVPSGGLDPRGSEEAGMAGPQLAAPVQPGDSYLLVNDRDQDMEAYDHTGAFLWKIPCLARGQGSDTDWTQNSTDTPPGLYRLGQLYPDYEQNPNPPCSDTAMGYGWYSFDMEELEGQEVAVGRAGVMLHGGGSACGWPGAWAAQQPLHPTLGCVRLHNADLRDKVLPLYRQGTVYVGVFQEKQ from the coding sequence ATGGCCAGCCCCATGACCGCCGAGCGGTTCCAGGACCGCTTTGAAGCATTCCGCGGTGAACCCCAGCAGGTCTCCGGCGTCTGGACCCTCCATGCCGCGATCGCTGCACTGCCCGGCAGCGAGGCCGTCCTCGAGGAGCAGGCCCCCTGGGCGCTCACCTTCAGCGAGAAACCGGCCGCGCCCCCGGCACCAGCAGTCCCCAGCGGCGGCCTCGATCCCCGCGGTTCAGAGGAAGCCGGGATGGCGGGCCCGCAGCTGGCAGCTCCCGTCCAGCCCGGGGATTCCTACCTGCTGGTGAATGACCGGGACCAGGACATGGAGGCCTACGACCACACCGGGGCCTTCCTCTGGAAGATCCCCTGCCTGGCCCGCGGCCAGGGGAGCGACACCGACTGGACCCAGAACAGCACCGACACCCCGCCGGGGCTCTACAGGCTTGGCCAGCTCTACCCCGATTACGAGCAGAACCCCAACCCGCCCTGCTCCGATACCGCCATGGGCTACGGCTGGTATTCCTTCGACATGGAGGAGCTGGAGGGCCAGGAGGTGGCCGTTGGCCGGGCCGGGGTCATGCTCCACGGTGGTGGTTCGGCCTGCGGCTGGCCCGGCGCCTGGGCAGCGCAGCAGCCCCTGCACCCCACCCTCGGTTGCGTTCGCCTGCACAACGCCGATCTGCGCGACAAGGTGCTGCCCCTCTACCGGCAGGGCACCGTCTATGTGGGGGTGTTCCAGGAAAAACAGTGA
- a CDS encoding sigma-70 family RNA polymerase sigma factor, which yields MSVPMVSAVREHPTPSLGKSPGAAVLAPVVVQLVLPITVVLVGNPAGAERMLRQRRNRGPACHARAQQLEINLQAPVHHPPRAQGQQPVRCRPRQQRPVRPHAAADALALKHMDLAEKIAGNFARRTIHPKEDLLQLAMIGLIKAARRYDPSRGPFRPYGRTYANGEITHFLRDNGFLLKVPPTWREIHARGKRLLTSGVGVGETLERIGISRGQWIEIVDACSVRVVALPAE from the coding sequence ATGAGCGTACCGATGGTGTCCGCAGTGCGGGAACATCCCACGCCATCTCTGGGGAAAAGCCCAGGGGCTGCCGTGCTGGCGCCGGTCGTGGTGCAGCTGGTGCTGCCGATCACGGTGGTGCTGGTGGGCAATCCGGCTGGGGCGGAGCGAATGCTGCGGCAACGGCGCAATCGCGGGCCCGCGTGCCATGCCCGTGCGCAGCAGCTGGAGATCAACCTGCAGGCTCCGGTCCATCACCCACCCAGAGCCCAGGGTCAGCAGCCCGTGCGCTGCAGACCCCGGCAACAACGGCCGGTGCGGCCCCATGCCGCGGCTGATGCCCTGGCGCTGAAACACATGGATCTGGCAGAGAAGATCGCCGGCAACTTCGCTCGGCGCACCATCCATCCCAAGGAGGACCTGCTGCAGCTGGCGATGATCGGGTTGATCAAGGCAGCGCGCCGATACGACCCCTCACGGGGCCCATTCCGTCCCTATGGGCGCACCTACGCAAATGGGGAGATCACGCACTTTTTGCGGGACAATGGCTTTCTGCTCAAGGTGCCGCCTACGTGGCGGGAGATTCATGCGCGGGGGAAGCGGTTGCTTACTTCAGGAGTTGGCGTGGGTGAGACGCTGGAGCGAATAGGGATCAGCCGCGGGCAGTGGATTGAGATCGTTGATGCATGCTCAGTACGGGTTGTTGCATTACCTGCTGAGTGA
- the rppB gene encoding two-component system sensor histidine kinase RppB encodes MRSPAPGLLWRARLRLAGLSLVVMGALLYAAGLTMGRLLLQTQETAIRRELQTLAGTMHDSLKPVLPRDAVPSTSLAAVLPGLCLAGEVCRPAPDLLHRHAISATDPSRYKLRVLDHQGALIARSPGDVPVESTPETLGWSLSNPHGRERWGTYAIHLHHSNGSGEPIWGYLQISRSLADLDAEAERLWWLGHGVFLLAMVAMALASWWLAGLAMAPLLEAYRRQEQFSADVAHELRTPLANLLALVEAEQGASAATPNGKAAPSLDRVLAQGRRLQQLIADLLLLASLERPCLQSQKQSCDLAEITADVLEDFGETAAAAQVSLEQAPWIASAWVLGVESELSRLVINLLSNAIQHSPADTSVVVGLEQRGREIRLTVRDRGPGIPAAEQECIFDRFTRLDPARTRQQGGTGLGLAIAQAIARRHGGVISLQSTPGAGSCFCLAVPLADSTHHGEQRA; translated from the coding sequence ATGCGTTCCCCGGCGCCTGGGCTGCTCTGGCGTGCGCGTCTGCGTCTGGCAGGCCTGTCCCTGGTGGTGATGGGAGCGCTCCTCTATGCCGCGGGTTTGACCATGGGCCGGCTGCTGCTGCAGACCCAGGAAACGGCGATCCGACGGGAGCTGCAGACCCTGGCCGGCACCATGCACGACAGCCTCAAGCCCGTGCTACCGCGGGATGCCGTGCCCTCCACCAGCCTCGCAGCGGTGCTGCCGGGGCTTTGCCTGGCTGGTGAGGTCTGCCGCCCAGCGCCGGATCTGCTCCATCGCCATGCGATCAGCGCCACGGATCCCAGTCGCTACAAGCTGCGGGTGCTGGACCACCAGGGGGCCCTGATCGCCCGATCCCCTGGCGACGTACCGGTGGAATCAACACCAGAAACCCTGGGCTGGTCACTCAGCAACCCCCACGGAAGGGAGCGGTGGGGCACCTATGCGATCCACCTTCATCACTCCAATGGTTCTGGCGAACCGATCTGGGGCTACCTCCAGATTTCACGCAGCCTGGCGGATCTCGATGCGGAGGCCGAGCGGTTGTGGTGGCTGGGCCATGGGGTGTTCCTACTGGCCATGGTGGCGATGGCACTGGCCAGCTGGTGGCTGGCGGGTTTGGCGATGGCTCCCTTGCTGGAGGCCTATCGCCGACAGGAGCAATTCAGCGCCGATGTGGCCCATGAGCTGCGCACGCCCCTGGCCAACCTGCTGGCGCTGGTGGAGGCAGAACAGGGCGCCAGTGCTGCAACGCCAAACGGCAAGGCCGCCCCCAGCCTGGATCGGGTCCTTGCCCAGGGCCGGCGCCTGCAGCAGCTGATCGCCGATCTGCTGTTGCTGGCCAGCCTGGAGCGACCCTGCCTCCAGAGCCAGAAACAGAGCTGTGATCTCGCGGAGATCACAGCCGATGTGCTGGAGGACTTCGGCGAGACGGCCGCTGCAGCCCAGGTGAGCCTGGAGCAGGCTCCCTGGATCGCCTCCGCCTGGGTGTTGGGGGTCGAGTCGGAGCTCAGCCGGCTGGTGATCAACCTGCTGAGCAACGCGATTCAGCACAGCCCTGCGGACACGTCCGTCGTGGTGGGCCTGGAGCAGCGCGGCCGCGAGATCCGGCTGACGGTCCGTGACCGCGGGCCCGGCATCCCTGCTGCCGAGCAGGAGTGCATCTTTGACCGCTTCACGCGCCTGGATCCTGCCCGCACCCGCCAGCAGGGAGGCACGGGATTGGGCCTGGCGATCGCCCAGGCCATCGCCCGCCGCCATGGGGGTGTGATCAGCCTCCAATCCACCCCTGGAGCTGGCAGTTGCTTCTGCCTGGCCGTCCCTCTGGCGGATTCAACCCATCACGGAGAGCAAAGAGCCTGA
- a CDS encoding DUF4055 domain-containing protein codes for MPTTRRRSATSSSSTSPAAQQAQPPAQPPWLEHPTLSGLRDRLQLVYDCWTLLELPDGTSRRPVYLPRGIEEPETCYLKRLEAARPTGFYRDALRTYAGMLSRLAWQELPDSLTRVATDVDGQGTDLGVFLFLADLLTLRDGGCLILQLPPQHRWPSEGDRLEALAKGDRLSLPRLQLVPRRDLLNWRLPTDTASAAPASGPVEIVWREPRRQALPPRFASGNAAVPTMVLDAHGGLVPDPQAWLYRSLAVTDDGLVLRSWQANPNPGAVDGYDVVPVGEPERMPQRFDIPALWYSVDGTAFGEGDLPHLGLAHQYLNHYRCRSEYEDLLSRTALPVGVRTGLVDAYGFRRSDGALGSGATAGGIEGQRPQRLVLSTSSFMDLPEGAKFEWVEIEARSLAEHRAYLQQLEEAMRRDALIPAVGHGPARTELEVSLTAGQSFAVLQSLAGQKASMLSTLLRQWTRLTGEKLADQPVCSVEICPLVPPQPPRKPQPSVQEWLVLHERGVIDGAELRQQLGLSEHNGGS; via the coding sequence GTGCCCACTACCCGTCGCAGGTCAGCCACCTCCAGTAGCTCCACCTCCCCAGCCGCACAGCAAGCTCAGCCCCCTGCCCAGCCCCCCTGGCTGGAACATCCCACCCTCTCCGGCCTGCGGGATCGCCTGCAGCTGGTCTACGACTGCTGGACCCTGCTGGAGCTCCCTGACGGCACCAGCCGCCGGCCGGTCTATCTCCCCCGCGGCATCGAGGAGCCCGAGACCTGCTACCTCAAGCGCCTGGAAGCAGCCCGGCCTACCGGCTTCTACCGCGATGCCCTGCGCACCTACGCGGGGATGCTGTCGCGCCTGGCCTGGCAGGAACTGCCCGACTCCCTGACCCGCGTGGCCACCGATGTGGACGGCCAGGGCACGGACCTGGGGGTGTTCCTCTTCCTGGCCGACCTGCTCACCCTGCGGGATGGCGGCTGTCTAATCCTGCAGCTGCCGCCCCAGCACCGCTGGCCCTCAGAGGGCGATCGGCTGGAGGCCCTCGCCAAGGGCGACCGGCTCTCCCTGCCGCGGCTGCAGCTGGTGCCCCGGCGCGACCTGCTCAACTGGCGCCTGCCCACCGATACCGCCAGTGCGGCTCCGGCGTCGGGCCCGGTGGAGATCGTCTGGCGAGAGCCGCGCCGTCAGGCCTTGCCGCCACGTTTTGCCAGCGGCAATGCGGCGGTGCCAACGATGGTGCTCGACGCCCACGGCGGACTGGTGCCGGACCCGCAGGCCTGGCTCTACCGCAGCCTGGCGGTGACGGATGACGGTCTGGTGCTGCGCAGCTGGCAGGCCAACCCCAATCCCGGTGCCGTCGATGGCTACGACGTGGTGCCGGTGGGCGAGCCGGAGCGGATGCCCCAGCGCTTTGACATACCGGCGCTCTGGTACTCGGTGGATGGCACCGCCTTTGGAGAAGGCGATTTGCCCCACCTGGGCCTAGCGCACCAGTACCTCAACCACTACCGCTGCCGCAGCGAATACGAAGACCTCCTCTCCCGCACCGCCCTGCCTGTGGGTGTGCGCACAGGACTGGTGGATGCCTACGGCTTCCGCCGCAGCGATGGCGCCCTCGGCTCGGGTGCAACTGCCGGTGGCATAGAAGGACAGCGGCCCCAGCGGCTGGTGCTCTCCACCTCCTCGTTTATGGACCTGCCCGAGGGCGCCAAGTTCGAGTGGGTGGAAATAGAAGCCCGATCTCTGGCGGAGCACCGGGCCTACCTGCAGCAGCTGGAAGAAGCCATGCGCCGAGATGCCCTGATCCCCGCCGTCGGCCACGGACCAGCCCGCACTGAGCTGGAGGTCTCGCTCACCGCCGGCCAGAGCTTTGCGGTGCTGCAATCGCTGGCAGGTCAGAAGGCCTCAATGCTCAGCACCCTGCTGCGCCAGTGGACCCGCCTCACTGGCGAAAAGCTGGCGGATCAACCGGTCTGCAGTGTGGAGATCTGCCCACTGGTGCCACCCCAGCCGCCGCGCAAACCCCAGCCCTCGGTGCAGGAGTGGCTGGTGCTGCATGAGCGGGGAGTGATCGACGGCGCCGAGCTGCGTCAGCAGCTGGGGCTGAGCGAGCACAACGGGGGCAGCTGA
- a CDS encoding S8 family peptidase has translation MPERALVFEIASEVVDFYRAVRGVPGLEFLGEDEGDAAPDEDFYLRDGDGEPRADRRVPLRYYFTIPDRTALRELLSLWQRFQRGEELGHGRTAWRDVFMHLADVRPWGPRDRLTQEAIEDWQERLLLAPDTPIRFEVEFWYRDAAARREIAETTFLNRLRELGGRILDRSVIDPIRYQAVLGEVSPAVIRDVLNHPDVGLVTLDDVMMLRPQSMVSGLVEGDLDDASETTSDECRTDLEPPIAALLDGMPMTQHDRLAGRLIVDDPDSFADEYGSAADQRHGTAMASLILHGDLNARNPKSPLRRRLYVRPVMYPQPDGLDSVREVMPADRLGIDLMWRAFIRMFDGEGDSEPTARTVRIINLSLGDAKRRFAGVMSPWARLIDHLAWRYKVLILVSAGNILDQLSLDGVMQWAHLERGDAYNRQLTMLRAIMRRRADRRLLAPAEAINALTVGAAHADHISPNGQSVMAIDPYSSAALPNPSSALGLGFKRAIKPEILLPGGAEQVRASSTHAPIDVGPITRPANLFGIGVASPGPAGQINRRINMSGTSVATALATHNAIRILEALEELPNDPVHPMIDPAYHAVMLKALLVHSAQWDDDAASAIKEIIAENGRLHWEHERDEISRFLGFGCPNIERIVDCAENRATLFGWNTIHSHETDRFAVPLPVELDGMPGFRALSVTIAWLTPITNSHRMYRLAKFKAGPGSDRSFSIGVANAKHQPSYNAIGKGTVYHQRWEGEEAAAFVDGGNLVLDITCSPAAGRLDDPIAYAVATTLEVGQAVEVPVYDRVRERLRQAVRINA, from the coding sequence GTGCCCGAACGCGCGCTCGTTTTCGAGATCGCCAGCGAAGTCGTTGACTTTTACCGCGCGGTGCGCGGCGTACCGGGACTTGAGTTCCTCGGAGAGGATGAAGGCGATGCCGCACCCGATGAAGACTTCTACCTCCGGGACGGGGACGGGGAGCCAAGAGCTGATAGACGGGTACCACTTCGATATTATTTTACAATTCCTGATCGGACTGCTCTCAGGGAACTTCTAAGTCTGTGGCAGAGGTTTCAGCGAGGCGAGGAACTCGGACACGGTCGTACTGCATGGCGCGATGTGTTCATGCATCTCGCAGATGTCCGACCATGGGGGCCCAGAGACCGCTTGACACAAGAGGCAATCGAAGACTGGCAAGAGCGGTTGCTACTCGCACCTGATACGCCTATTAGGTTTGAGGTCGAGTTCTGGTATCGCGATGCCGCGGCTCGCAGAGAGATAGCTGAAACTACCTTCCTGAATAGGCTACGAGAACTTGGCGGGCGGATTCTTGATCGCTCGGTAATTGATCCGATCCGTTACCAAGCTGTTTTGGGAGAAGTATCGCCTGCTGTCATTCGGGACGTGCTCAACCATCCCGATGTGGGCCTAGTCACTCTCGATGATGTGATGATGCTGCGGCCACAGTCGATGGTTTCGGGTCTTGTCGAAGGTGACCTAGATGATGCTTCAGAAACAACATCCGACGAATGCAGGACAGATCTTGAACCGCCAATAGCAGCTCTGCTTGACGGCATGCCCATGACGCAGCATGACCGGCTTGCCGGACGGCTGATTGTCGACGATCCGGATAGTTTCGCCGACGAGTATGGGAGTGCGGCGGATCAACGGCATGGAACCGCTATGGCGTCGTTGATCCTGCATGGTGATCTTAATGCGCGCAATCCTAAGTCGCCGCTACGGCGTCGCCTCTATGTACGCCCAGTCATGTACCCACAGCCAGACGGGTTAGACAGTGTAAGAGAGGTGATGCCCGCCGACCGTCTCGGCATTGATCTAATGTGGCGCGCCTTCATTCGGATGTTCGACGGGGAAGGAGATTCAGAACCGACCGCGCGGACGGTGCGGATCATAAACTTGTCGCTCGGTGACGCTAAAAGGCGATTCGCTGGTGTCATGAGCCCTTGGGCGCGCCTGATAGATCATCTCGCTTGGCGCTATAAAGTCCTTATTCTGGTGAGTGCAGGAAATATCTTAGACCAATTATCTTTAGATGGTGTGATGCAGTGGGCCCACCTCGAGCGTGGGGATGCGTACAACAGACAATTGACTATGCTCCGTGCGATTATGCGTCGGCGCGCGGATCGACGCCTGCTCGCACCTGCTGAGGCAATCAATGCTCTAACCGTTGGTGCAGCGCACGCCGACCACATTTCGCCGAATGGCCAGAGTGTGATGGCTATCGATCCATATTCGAGCGCGGCGCTGCCCAATCCGAGCTCCGCTTTGGGGCTGGGATTCAAGCGTGCGATCAAACCGGAAATCCTCCTGCCCGGTGGCGCCGAGCAGGTACGGGCGAGTTCAACTCATGCTCCCATCGATGTTGGCCCTATTACGCGACCAGCGAATCTTTTTGGCATTGGCGTGGCGAGTCCCGGTCCCGCCGGTCAAATTAACCGTAGAATCAACATGAGCGGCACAAGTGTCGCAACGGCACTTGCGACGCACAACGCAATACGCATACTTGAAGCGCTTGAAGAACTGCCGAATGATCCGGTTCATCCGATGATTGACCCTGCTTACCACGCCGTTATGCTTAAGGCGCTTCTGGTCCACAGCGCACAGTGGGATGATGACGCTGCAAGTGCGATTAAGGAAATCATCGCAGAAAATGGGAGACTTCATTGGGAGCATGAGCGAGACGAAATCAGCCGCTTTCTTGGCTTTGGCTGTCCCAATATCGAACGCATAGTTGATTGCGCTGAGAACCGCGCGACCTTATTCGGATGGAACACGATCCACTCACATGAGACCGATCGATTCGCGGTGCCTCTCCCAGTAGAGCTCGACGGGATGCCAGGTTTTCGGGCACTGTCAGTAACAATTGCATGGCTCACGCCAATCACTAATTCTCATCGAATGTATAGACTCGCGAAGTTCAAGGCAGGCCCGGGCAGTGACAGATCTTTTTCTATTGGCGTAGCAAACGCAAAACATCAACCGTCATACAACGCGATCGGAAAGGGGACTGTCTATCACCAGCGCTGGGAGGGCGAAGAGGCGGCGGCCTTCGTTGATGGAGGGAATCTTGTCCTCGACATAACCTGCTCGCCTGCAGCTGGCAGGCTTGACGATCCGATTGCATATGCTGTAGCAACAACGCTCGAAGTCGGCCAGGCAGTTGAAGTGCCAGTTTATGACCGCGTGCGTGAACGCTTGAGACAGGCAGTCCGTATCAATGCATAA
- a CDS encoding LysM peptidoglycan-binding domain-containing protein has protein sequence MEQPLSPLNQGLNPLRGAPLWGQMVALPAASPAIDSRVAQPAAAPLGASPLWLALQPYANARLCLFEVDRPESRSPIPIRRHVIDCFLEQSGIVSGYNDTALTDPGDVLLRGYLCRAAILPVSTSNTFDWLAAEMDWATPGFREEAPLPWDPALLGTVQAPCQGVMWLGDLALLQPEGGLPSGGRAQFAGCQVMHFGADYGPGGIGLLVQPLLGEAIQLVLRPHSVLVLRDGDTLNLIAERYGTTVATLRRINPQLESTQTITSVDGDSLAVLAGRHGTTETKLRSLNPVLQQSEAYVTGDGETLSSVAAEQSLSLSLLRQFNPELSSWPSEEPLPAGTTLLLPVYRSTTSIPAGMQLLVPGYMPSTPLPTGEWIYLPARRSAPVLDELPEQGF, from the coding sequence ATGGAGCAGCCCCTCTCACCGCTGAACCAGGGCCTCAACCCCCTGCGGGGTGCTCCGCTGTGGGGGCAGATGGTTGCACTGCCTGCGGCCAGCCCGGCGATCGACAGCCGGGTGGCCCAGCCCGCGGCTGCGCCCCTTGGGGCCTCGCCCCTGTGGCTGGCACTGCAGCCCTACGCCAATGCCCGCCTCTGCCTGTTTGAGGTGGATCGGCCCGAGAGCCGCAGCCCCATCCCGATCCGCCGGCATGTGATCGACTGCTTCCTCGAGCAGAGCGGCATCGTCAGCGGCTACAACGACACCGCCCTCACCGACCCAGGCGATGTGCTCCTGCGCGGCTATCTCTGCCGGGCGGCAATCCTGCCGGTGAGCACCAGCAACACCTTTGACTGGCTGGCGGCCGAGATGGATTGGGCCACCCCTGGCTTTCGCGAGGAAGCGCCGCTGCCGTGGGATCCGGCACTGCTGGGCACGGTGCAGGCCCCCTGCCAGGGGGTGATGTGGCTCGGGGACCTGGCACTGCTGCAACCGGAGGGCGGGCTGCCATCCGGTGGCCGGGCCCAGTTCGCGGGTTGCCAGGTGATGCACTTCGGGGCGGACTACGGCCCAGGTGGCATCGGCCTGCTGGTGCAGCCGCTGCTGGGGGAAGCGATCCAGCTGGTGCTCAGGCCCCACAGCGTGCTGGTGCTGCGCGATGGCGACACGCTGAACCTGATCGCTGAGCGCTACGGCACCACCGTGGCCACCTTGAGGCGGATCAACCCCCAGCTGGAAAGCACCCAGACCATCACCTCCGTTGATGGGGATTCGCTGGCGGTGCTGGCTGGCCGCCATGGCACGACCGAAACCAAGCTGCGCAGCCTCAACCCGGTGCTGCAGCAGAGCGAGGCCTATGTCACCGGCGATGGCGAGACCTTGAGCAGCGTGGCGGCCGAGCAGAGCCTCAGCCTCTCCCTGCTGCGCCAGTTCAACCCGGAGCTGAGCAGCTGGCCCAGCGAGGAACCGCTGCCGGCTGGCACCACCCTGCTCCTGCCCGTCTACCGCTCCACCACTTCCATCCCGGCGGGGATGCAGTTGCTGGTGCCTGGCTACATGCCCTCGACGCCGCTGCCGACGGGGGAGTGGATCTACCTGCCGGCCCGGCGCTCTGCTCCCGTGCTGGATGAGCTGCCTGAGCAGGGCTTTTGA
- the rppA gene encoding two-component system response regulator RppA: MRILLVEDEADLAGAIQAVLQQQGHVVDHCGDGLEGWTLLGAQLARYDLAILDWMLPALSGVELCRRARSAGYELPVLLLTARSDTADRVEGLDAGADDYLSKPFAMEELLARIRALQRRQPAYREPLLEVGCFRLDPAKAELLVSTPGGEVAVELSAKEQQLMAYFMEHPGQIIPGSRLRHQLWDLHQDPVSNVVAAQVRLLRRKLATHGLPSPIETVPSKGYRFQPQLDRPA, translated from the coding sequence CTGCGGATCCTGCTGGTGGAAGACGAGGCGGATCTGGCCGGCGCGATTCAGGCGGTGTTGCAGCAGCAAGGCCATGTGGTGGATCACTGCGGCGATGGCCTTGAGGGCTGGACCCTGTTGGGCGCCCAGCTGGCTCGCTACGACCTGGCCATCCTGGATTGGATGCTGCCGGCCTTGAGCGGTGTGGAGCTCTGCCGCCGGGCCCGCTCGGCCGGCTACGAGTTGCCGGTTCTGTTGCTGACCGCTCGCAGCGACACGGCCGATCGAGTGGAGGGACTCGATGCCGGCGCCGACGACTACCTCAGCAAACCCTTTGCGATGGAGGAATTGCTGGCCCGGATCCGGGCCTTGCAGCGCCGTCAGCCTGCCTACCGGGAACCGCTGTTGGAGGTGGGCTGCTTTCGCCTCGATCCGGCCAAGGCTGAGTTGCTGGTGAGCACGCCAGGCGGGGAGGTGGCCGTCGAGCTGTCGGCCAAGGAGCAGCAGTTGATGGCCTATTTCATGGAACATCCCGGCCAGATCATTCCCGGCTCGCGGCTGCGCCATCAGCTCTGGGATCTGCACCAGGACCCGGTGAGCAATGTGGTGGCGGCCCAGGTGCGGCTGCTGCGGCGCAAGCTGGCGACCCATGGCCTGCCGTCACCGATCGAAACGGTGCCCAGCAAGGGCTACCGCTTTCAGCCTCAGCTCGATCGGCCGGCATGA